One stretch of Cyanobacteriota bacterium DNA includes these proteins:
- a CDS encoding prepilin-type N-terminal cleavage/methylation domain-containing protein, whose amino-acid sequence MTDELKAILMRTRVQATAERGFTLIELLVVIVVIGILSALALPSFLNQASKAKQSEAKQNVGSLNRAQQAYYLENYEFGTTVHTLGIGIHEQTDNYSYAILLDTHNTAVEIVGASLKKPLRHYQGRVWLDYLPDSNEVVTQSNILESRQVAANHTGLHGLVTSSNFGLIRDLDAVQLQRNWRQLDSK is encoded by the coding sequence ATGACGGATGAACTGAAGGCTATCTTGATGAGGACGAGAGTGCAAGCCACAGCAGAGCGTGGGTTTACACTAATTGAGTTGTTGGTTGTAATCGTTGTGATTGGGATCCTATCGGCACTAGCCTTGCCATCATTCCTAAACCAAGCTAGTAAGGCAAAGCAATCTGAGGCAAAGCAGAATGTAGGATCCTTAAATCGTGCTCAGCAGGCTTACTATTTGGAAAATTACGAGTTTGGAACGACAGTGCATACTCTGGGCATTGGCATTCACGAGCAAACCGATAATTACTCCTATGCCATTTTGCTCGATACTCACAATACGGCTGTGGAGATAGTTGGAGCTTCATTGAAGAAACCACTACGCCACTACCAAGGGCGGGTATGGTTAGACTATTTGCCAGATAGTAATGAAGTAGTTACTCAGTCTAATATTTTGGAGTCAAGACAAGTAGCTGCCAACCATACAGGTCTGCATGGTTTGGTAACATCGTCTAATTTTGGGCTGATTCGGGACTTAGATGCAGTACAGTTGCAACGGAACTGGCGACAGTTAGACAGTAAATAG
- a CDS encoding iron uptake porin, which yields MFKISTLWNICLALPVTVLACLVAGNVARAGSSLEDSSRSIGSTSSAIQATVPASTLAMTPTESSRSTVASQPLTTSATDPGRVTNAIDSYYYMAPVDTDPAMLQVTSVTQLSDVMPTDWAYQSLQSLVERYGCIVGYPDGTFRGNRPLSRYEFAAGLNACMDKISELIAQGTADLVSKSDLEAIRKLQEEFAAELATLKGRVDALEARTATLEAQQFSTTTKLSGLAFFNVTGVSGGTNVRSEQLVSGAPAIFTATENPNVTFSNLAWLTLLTSFSGKDQLITQLAVGNGFSPANLLISGGNFFNTWGVPFTDQTAGVDPGLFILRELSYAFPVGDSLRVVVGPRVNIYRYFDDNRYTFILNGVGSFNGSGSTLFNGVDRGAGAVAILKLGDAVEVKAGYFGQSTEFLPAFLNSAADPAKGVFGGLNTAIAELDFYPSKDLSLRFTYARTNQTVSGLYPTATEPVTGIFNFAGRPGTSTNVSSDTLLANFDWKLFSGLGLFGRYGIAFSNLNTTAGNVGQITTQSIQFGVAFPDLFKKGALGTISFLIPYDVTSGRNLLAAGAASTPGLSYSTQYELEANYHFPVTDNISLTPNLIVVFNPNNISGNPTVFVYNLRTQFRF from the coding sequence ATGTTTAAGATTTCTACCTTGTGGAATATTTGTCTGGCTCTGCCTGTGACTGTGCTTGCATGTCTAGTTGCCGGCAACGTTGCTCGCGCAGGTTCCTCGTTGGAAGATAGTTCTCGATCGATTGGCTCAACATCTTCGGCTATCCAAGCTACTGTCCCAGCGTCTACATTGGCGATGACTCCAACAGAGTCCAGTCGATCTACTGTAGCTTCACAACCGTTGACGACTAGCGCAACAGATCCAGGTCGAGTTACGAATGCGATCGACTCCTACTACTACATGGCACCTGTCGATACTGACCCCGCTATGCTTCAGGTTACGTCCGTTACCCAACTGTCTGATGTAATGCCTACTGATTGGGCCTATCAGTCGTTGCAATCACTGGTTGAGCGCTATGGCTGTATTGTGGGGTATCCCGATGGTACATTTCGAGGCAATCGTCCCTTGAGCCGTTATGAGTTCGCGGCTGGCCTAAATGCTTGTATGGACAAGATTAGCGAACTGATTGCCCAAGGTACAGCAGACTTAGTTAGCAAATCTGACCTAGAAGCTATTAGAAAGTTGCAGGAGGAATTTGCTGCTGAACTGGCAACCCTGAAGGGTCGGGTAGATGCCCTGGAGGCCCGCACTGCAACCCTAGAGGCACAGCAGTTTTCTACAACTACCAAGCTCTCTGGCCTAGCGTTCTTCAACGTCACTGGTGTATCTGGTGGCACAAATGTACGCTCCGAGCAGTTAGTGAGCGGTGCACCTGCGATTTTCACAGCGACAGAAAATCCTAACGTAACATTCAGTAACTTGGCTTGGTTAACTCTGCTAACTTCTTTCTCTGGTAAGGATCAGTTGATTACCCAACTGGCTGTTGGTAATGGATTCTCTCCGGCCAATCTACTGATCTCTGGTGGCAACTTCTTTAACACTTGGGGCGTACCCTTCACTGACCAGACGGCTGGTGTTGATCCAGGGTTGTTCATTCTCCGCGAACTATCCTATGCCTTCCCAGTAGGCGACAGTCTACGGGTCGTGGTTGGCCCCCGCGTTAACATCTATCGTTACTTCGACGATAACCGTTACACCTTTATCTTGAATGGTGTCGGCTCCTTTAATGGCAGCGGCAGTACCTTATTCAATGGTGTTGACCGGGGTGCTGGTGCTGTGGCCATCCTGAAATTGGGTGATGCTGTCGAAGTGAAAGCAGGATACTTTGGGCAATCTACAGAGTTCTTACCAGCATTCCTCAACAGCGCTGCTGACCCAGCTAAGGGTGTGTTTGGCGGCTTAAATACAGCGATCGCCGAACTAGATTTCTATCCTAGTAAGGATTTGTCTCTGCGGTTTACCTATGCTCGCACGAATCAAACTGTTTCTGGACTTTATCCAACTGCTACTGAGCCTGTAACGGGTATCTTCAACTTTGCTGGTCGCCCTGGCACCTCTACTAACGTTTCTTCAGATACGTTGCTGGCAAACTTCGACTGGAAACTGTTCTCTGGTCTAGGTCTGTTTGGACGTTATGGCATCGCATTCTCTAACTTGAATACCACTGCGGGCAACGTTGGGCAAATCACTACCCAGTCCATCCAATTTGGGGTAGCTTTTCCAGATCTCTTTAAGAAGGGAGCCTTGGGCACAATTTCCTTCTTAATACCCTACGACGTTACTAGTGGGCGTAACCTGTTGGCAGCAGGTGCAGCCTCAACGCCTGGCTTGTCTTACTCAACTCAGTATGAGCTTGAGGCCAACTATCATTTCCCAGTTACCGATAATATTTCCCTTACCCCGAACTTGATTGTGGTATTCAACCCCAACAATATTTCGGGCAACCCGACCGTGTTTGTTTACAACCTCCGTACTCAGTTCCGGTTCTAG
- a CDS encoding glycosyltransferase produces MPIVSQALTPADLPPPPPQQLGWCWTEGTAIPYEPTAPLPRISIIIPSYNQGRFIEETIRSVLLQAYPNLELIVMDGGSTDTTMEIIQRYDSFIHKWVSEPDRGQSHAVNKGIQQATGDLIGWQNSDDIYQPGTFWRMAAAAVASPDADVFFGEVRAINEQGQVLLTYPVGEFDPHDLLPWPTNLFNQGMFIRKLVFDRIGLIDETYHHCMDYDLFWRMVIAGCRFQFVPGIAAHFRHHYQSKGATQHDVADREFWQLYKRVYTCQTLPTSLRVKALTCLQSACLRDYACQRRSLFRQHVAELFSLAGIRGLTPMIVAKLLIDRLRPISLNSD; encoded by the coding sequence ATGCCGATCGTCTCTCAAGCGTTGACTCCCGCCGACCTGCCGCCCCCGCCCCCACAACAGCTAGGTTGGTGCTGGACAGAGGGCACTGCGATACCCTATGAACCTACAGCACCCCTGCCCCGGATTAGCATTATCATCCCCAGCTACAATCAGGGGCGATTCATCGAAGAAACCATACGCTCGGTGCTCTTGCAGGCATACCCCAACCTAGAACTGATAGTTATGGATGGTGGCAGCACCGACACCACAATGGAAATTATCCAGCGTTACGACTCATTCATCCACAAGTGGGTAAGCGAACCCGATCGAGGTCAGTCCCATGCTGTAAATAAGGGCATTCAGCAAGCAACTGGTGACTTAATCGGGTGGCAAAACTCTGATGACATCTATCAACCAGGTACGTTTTGGCGCATGGCAGCCGCTGCGGTTGCTTCCCCTGATGCTGATGTGTTCTTTGGGGAAGTCAGGGCAATCAACGAACAGGGACAGGTATTACTGACCTACCCGGTCGGAGAATTTGACCCCCATGACTTACTGCCTTGGCCAACTAACCTGTTTAACCAAGGGATGTTTATCAGGAAACTCGTTTTTGATCGGATTGGCCTGATTGACGAGACCTATCACCACTGTATGGACTACGACTTGTTTTGGCGTATGGTAATTGCCGGTTGTCGATTTCAATTTGTGCCTGGCATTGCTGCCCATTTTCGTCACCACTATCAATCCAAAGGTGCAACCCAGCATGACGTAGCTGATCGCGAGTTTTGGCAACTCTACAAACGAGTCTATACCTGCCAAACCTTACCAACCTCTCTGCGGGTAAAAGCGCTGACATGCTTACAATCGGCCTGTCTACGGGATTATGCCTGTCAGCGGCGATCGCTCTTTCGCCAACATGTAGCAGAATTATTCTCCCTTGCAGGCATTCGTGGCCTTACACCGATGATTGTGGCAAAACTCCTCATCGATCGTCTACGTCCGATATCGCTAAATTCTGATTAG